The genome window TTGAGACCTGAACCCCTCACTTCTCCCACCACACCATCGCCCTCTTTCTCCGCCTGACCAGCACGTACCCCCCGTCCCCGTCGGGTTCCAGGGCCTTCCTGAAGTGCTCGACGACGACCTCCTCCTTTCCCGCCGGGGGTTCGTGCATCCTCGTCCAGTCGGCCGCGGCCGCTTCGGGCGATGGGTAGGGCGTGACCGACTCCGTCCCGGTGATCGTCACGTTCGCGTAGATGCCGAGGTCGTGGAGGACGTGGACGACGAAGAGGTAGTCGGGATACCCGCCCCGCCCTCCTTCCGCGCCGAAGACGTCACGCCAGAGTTCCTGTTCGTCGGCCTCCCGCCACTCACCCGCGTGCCAGAAGAGGTACACCGCCCGCGTCGCCGCCGCGTCGATCTTTTCGAGTTCCCGTCTCAGGTCTGCAAAGCCGAGGGCGTTTGCGGCGACGACGACCGTGTGGGGGCCGATGTCGATGCCCGGCGTCACGTCCTCCCAGCGTGCCTTCATGCAGGTGTAATTCCTGAGGCCCGCCTCCTCCATATGGCGCCTGAGGACCGCAAGCATCTTTCCCGACGGGTCGAGAGCGGTGACGTGCCGCGCCGCCCGCGCCATCGGGACCGCAAGACGCCCTGTGCCTGCCCCGATGTCGAGGACCGTGTCGTCCGGACCGATCGTCATCATCGAGACCTCGTCCGCCCCTTTTTCTTCCCCCCTGGCACGGTCGTAGGCCCCGGCCCGGCGGTCCCAGACCGCACCCGGGTCGTCGATCTTCTCCCTGCCGCCGGCCTCGATCGCCGCCCGCCAGAGTTCGTT of Methanofollis sp. contains these proteins:
- a CDS encoding methyltransferase domain-containing protein, with the protein product MEPLPDYNELWRAAIEAGGREKIDDPGAVWDRRAGAYDRARGEEKGADEVSMMTIGPDDTVLDIGAGTGRLAVPMARAARHVTALDPSGKMLAVLRRHMEEAGLRNYTCMKARWEDVTPGIDIGPHTVVVAANALGFADLRRELEKIDAAATRAVYLFWHAGEWREADEQELWRDVFGAEGGRGGYPDYLFVVHVLHDLGIYANVTITGTESVTPYPSPEAAAADWTRMHEPPAGKEEVVVEHFRKALEPDGDGGYVLVRRRKRAMVWWEK